In Nicotiana tabacum cultivar K326 chromosome 19, ASM71507v2, whole genome shotgun sequence, one DNA window encodes the following:
- the LOC107783228 gene encoding uncharacterized protein LOC107783228: MEATSVLSSSSTSSFPPSHILLSSYTSKPHVGFIFNSLSKCTSAPRLLFSSSHQSNVYTNSNSSRFSLLRLSALTVEEAVEQSTDTFSVQPKIDKSGRFCSPRAARELALMTIYGACLEGSGPVRLFEKRMNIRREPGYEFDKEWLVKYNHMSFGGPPVKTETIEEADELLKNDENDSEIEAEVLSAPPKLVYSKLILRFSRKLLVAVEEKWDNNVLAINKVAADNWKNEPAGRILELSILHLSMAEISVLGTRHQIVINEAVDLAKRFCDGAAPRIINGCLRTFVKDLERANARANQSLFT; the protein is encoded by the exons ATGGAGGCAACCTCAGTGCTCAGCTCCTCTTCTACTTCCTCTTTTCCACCTTCACACATTCTCTTATCTTCCTATACCTCAAAACCCCATGTGGGGTTTATCTTCAATTCTTTATCAAAATGCACTTCTGCTCCTCGTTTGCTCTTTTCTTCTTCACACCAAAGTAATGTTTACACTAACAGCAACAGTAGCAGATTCTCTCTGCTTCGCCTTTCAGCTCTTACTGTTGAAGAAGCTGTTGAACAATCCACTGATACTTTTTCAGTGCAGCCCAAAATTGATAAGAGTGGCAGATTTTGTAGTCCTAGAGCCGCCCGAGAACTCGCTCT GATGACAATATATGGGGCATGTTTGGAAGGGTCAGGCCCTGTTCGCCTTTTTGAGAAACGGATGAACATTAGAAGAG AACCGGGATATGAATTTGATAAAGAGTGGTTAGTTAAGTACAATCACATGAGCTTTGGAGGCCCCCCTGTGAAAACTGAGACAATTGAAGAAGCTGATGAACTTCTGAAGAATGATGAAAATGATTCTGAAATAG aAGCTGAAGTTCTCTCAGCTCCACCAAAGTTGGTGTACAGCAAACTTATTTTGCG TTTCTCACGGAAACTTTTGGTGGCAGTTGAAGAAAAGTGGGATAATAATGTGCTCGCAATAAATAAAGTGGCAGCCGATAATTGGAAG AATGAGCCAGCAGGCAGGATCCTGGAGCTCTCAATTCTTCATTTATCAATGGCTGAAATATCAGTATTAGGAACACGGCATCAGATAGTCATCAATGAG GCTGTTGACCTTGCTAAACGATTCTGTGATGGGGCGGCACCCCGTATTATCAATGGTTGCCTCAGGACATTCGTAAAGGATCTTGAACGAGCAAATGCCCGAGCTAACCAGTCACTGTTTACTTGA